In the genome of Gemmatimonadota bacterium, one region contains:
- a CDS encoding S9 family peptidase → MRFIARSVAVAAVMVATTAVSLTAQQAPGLASTDISALRGLGDVQVSPDGRHVAYAVTRRDTPGRPRSETWIRDLATHAESRLGTDATGASSPRWSPDGSAIAFFGRVGDSSGVAIANADGSDIRFIASVKGTNHVLPSIGERLTWSPDGHRLAFISSTPGPEVDANGDPMVITRYSYKPTASEGLTRFNDNRRLHIFVADLATKHVRQLTTGNYYEHSIEWSPSGAEIMFVSNHGADPDRVFNYDVFAVNVASGAQRQITKTASPEYQPVWSPDGRRIAYLGTKRSLTSSETTMEDTHVWVMNADGSNRREVGLSVDNRQRAPRWSRDGTSLYTVVQVHGDSKLYRIPVDGGSPHVVVGDEGQIGSWSLMSDGGLIYAFASPAEPAMLREMNASGVAHDIVRLNTALLAKRRVAPVERFTFRSRDGLQVEAYFTAPLDRTANSKYPLIVQIHGGPHGAQGSAFNDKAQVYAAHGMASLMVNYRGSTGYGQKFADAIFKDQDGREAEDVMAGVDAALARHPWLDSTRMGVEGTSYGGQLADWLVTRTNRFAAAIPTAGIANLISFNYMSYYHDYLAVEFGAYPHVGALMDTLWKRSALRYVSRVKTPVMLVHGENDNDVPIAEAEQFYIALKDVGVPVVMIRYPREGHGVRETKHVIDFIDRSIAWYNRWFSHSGPREG, encoded by the coding sequence AGGCGCCGGGGCTTGCCAGCACGGACATCTCGGCGCTGCGCGGTCTTGGAGATGTTCAGGTTTCGCCGGATGGGAGGCATGTTGCGTACGCGGTAACGCGACGCGATACGCCTGGCAGGCCGCGTAGCGAGACGTGGATTCGCGATCTCGCGACGCACGCCGAGTCGCGGCTTGGCACCGACGCAACGGGCGCATCGAGTCCACGATGGTCGCCGGATGGCAGCGCGATCGCATTCTTCGGCCGCGTCGGCGACAGCAGTGGAGTAGCAATCGCGAACGCGGATGGGAGCGACATTCGATTCATCGCTTCCGTGAAGGGCACCAATCACGTTCTTCCGTCGATCGGGGAGCGACTCACATGGTCGCCGGACGGACACCGGCTTGCATTCATATCGAGCACGCCGGGCCCGGAGGTCGATGCGAACGGTGACCCGATGGTCATCACGCGGTATTCGTACAAGCCGACAGCGAGTGAGGGGCTGACGCGCTTCAACGACAATCGCCGTCTGCACATCTTCGTCGCCGACCTTGCTACGAAGCACGTGAGGCAGCTTACGACCGGCAACTACTACGAGCACAGCATCGAGTGGTCGCCATCGGGTGCGGAGATCATGTTCGTGTCGAACCACGGTGCCGATCCGGATCGTGTCTTCAACTATGACGTGTTCGCGGTCAACGTGGCGTCCGGTGCGCAGCGCCAGATCACGAAGACTGCGTCGCCCGAATATCAGCCTGTGTGGTCGCCCGACGGCCGTCGCATCGCCTACCTTGGCACCAAGCGTTCGCTGACGTCGTCCGAGACGACCATGGAGGACACGCACGTCTGGGTGATGAACGCCGACGGATCGAATCGCCGGGAGGTTGGGCTATCCGTCGATAATCGTCAACGTGCACCGCGGTGGTCTCGCGATGGTACGTCGCTCTACACGGTGGTGCAGGTGCACGGCGACAGCAAACTGTATCGCATTCCCGTGGATGGTGGCTCGCCGCACGTAGTGGTGGGCGATGAGGGCCAGATCGGATCGTGGTCGCTCATGTCGGACGGCGGGCTGATCTATGCCTTCGCCTCGCCGGCCGAGCCGGCGATGCTTCGCGAGATGAACGCATCGGGTGTTGCTCACGACATCGTTCGGCTCAACACTGCACTACTCGCGAAACGCCGTGTCGCACCGGTCGAGCGCTTCACGTTCAGGTCGCGCGACGGGCTTCAGGTCGAGGCGTATTTCACCGCGCCGCTGGATCGCACAGCCAATTCGAAGTATCCGCTTATCGTGCAGATCCACGGCGGGCCGCATGGTGCGCAAGGATCGGCATTCAACGACAAGGCGCAGGTTTATGCCGCGCACGGCATGGCGTCGTTGATGGTGAACTACCGGGGCTCAACCGGATACGGCCAGAAGTTCGCGGATGCGATCTTCAAGGATCAGGATGGTCGCGAGGCAGAGGACGTGATGGCGGGTGTGGATGCCGCGCTCGCGCGTCATCCGTGGCTCGACTCCACGAGAATGGGAGTGGAGGGAACGAGCTACGGCGGACAACTGGCGGATTGGCTGGTCACGCGCACCAACCGCTTCGCGGCGGCGATCCCGACTGCCGGAATCGCGAATCTGATCAGCTTCAACTACATGTCGTACTACCACGACTATCTGGCCGTGGAGTTCGGTGCGTACCCTCACGTGGGTGCGTTGATGGACACGTTGTGGAAGCGTAGCGCGCTGCGTTACGTCTCGCGCGTGAAGACGCCGGTGATGCTGGTGCACGGTGAGAACGACAACGACGTGCCGATTGCGGAGGCGGAACAGTTCTACATAGCACTGAAGGATGTCGGTGTGCCTGTGGTGATGATTCGTTATCCGCGCGAAGGGCACGGAGTGCGTGAGACGAAGCACGTCATCGATTTCATCGACAGGAGTATCGCGTGGTACAACCGCTGGTTTTCTCATTCGGGCCCAAGGGAGGGTTGA
- a CDS encoding SusC/RagA family TonB-linked outer membrane protein, with protein MSKRSGSRWLLFALLSFTGVGVAGGVAAGVAGAQAGVAPQGTATITGTITDSAGHAPIAGVQVSAGPAGVTSGTTIKGAVTAPNGRFTITGVAPGAVTVRARLLGFAPVTRQVTATAGSVTTVDIALMHQTALLDQVVVTGTAGATQRRAVGNVIESIKATDILTVAPVTTVGQLVEGRTPGLTVLPSSGQVGTGSQLRVRGVSSLSLTNEPLIYIDGVRMDGNASRGPSQRGGMGTSALDDINPEDIESIEVIKGPAAGTLYGTEASNGVIQIITKRGRSGKASWNFSQRLGTNWLANPGGRAGTLYAKDPATQQLDSVNLYLHEAQSGNGPIFTNGMLEGTNLSLAGGSDLARYFTSVNYDDDVGVVPWNVAKKLGARANLDLLVGNKLKITTNMAYLRNRIRLAQGAIDIDPFSNLIWGNPLTLGKGQRGFNTSPPEEWSTVESHADVDRTTSNLTLNYTPISWFTNRLIAGLDASTENNWVLYPRQPKGNLDFLGNNGLGSKSVSRALHNFITLDYSGSAKYHRGDNLDFTSSIGLQYYHQDLNTITATGSNFPAIPITTVSGGTTRTGAETYTGNATVGVFGQEEIAWRNRVFLTAALRGDDNSAFGKQFKAAYYPKFSGSWVIGEEPWFHLPLVNSLRLRAAYGASGTQPGAFDASQLYAPSVGYADQPGLVPSAFGNPALRPELSKELEMGFESTILGGSTDLSYTHYHRNITDAIVNSPLPPSTGFPGSQIVNIGRVTGWGNELAINTRLITRDKFSWAVGSSYSRNGNRIEDMGGIPFITIAGGQAQNRVGFGIGDIFMYKVLSATIDSAGFVTSAMCDGGTGKQGLEMGGKAVPCSSAPRVRWGPSQPTWQLGVNTTVTLFKRLTLFASADGNGGNYQSDTEIRALHNLGLTRAVIKRDDPILQEYRAIENDATGTFLASFVRLRELSATYNLPNRFAGRIGANGGSFSLAMRNVAMLWTGAQGWNTSRDGLVYVPVANQHVWDAETRAAGQLSQGYQTIMPPAASLTATLRLSF; from the coding sequence ATGTCGAAAAGATCAGGTAGCCGTTGGCTACTGTTCGCGTTGTTGTCGTTTACGGGGGTAGGCGTTGCCGGAGGTGTTGCTGCAGGCGTTGCGGGAGCACAGGCCGGCGTAGCGCCACAGGGAACTGCAACGATCACGGGAACAATTACCGACTCGGCGGGACATGCACCGATCGCCGGAGTTCAGGTCTCCGCGGGTCCGGCTGGCGTCACGTCAGGCACGACGATCAAAGGTGCGGTGACCGCGCCGAACGGACGATTCACGATCACCGGAGTCGCGCCCGGCGCGGTGACGGTTCGCGCACGCCTGCTCGGGTTTGCGCCGGTCACGAGGCAGGTTACCGCGACTGCGGGAAGTGTCACCACTGTCGACATCGCGCTGATGCACCAGACCGCATTGCTCGATCAGGTCGTCGTGACAGGAACAGCCGGAGCGACGCAACGGCGCGCGGTCGGTAACGTGATCGAGAGCATAAAGGCAACCGACATCCTGACCGTCGCGCCAGTCACCACTGTCGGTCAGCTGGTGGAGGGTCGCACGCCGGGTCTCACGGTGCTGCCTTCATCCGGACAGGTCGGTACCGGATCGCAGCTTCGCGTGCGTGGTGTGAGCAGTCTTTCGCTTACCAACGAGCCACTGATCTACATCGATGGCGTGCGCATGGACGGCAACGCCAGTCGTGGTCCCTCACAGCGTGGTGGCATGGGCACCAGCGCACTCGACGACATCAATCCTGAAGACATCGAGAGCATCGAAGTCATCAAGGGGCCGGCGGCCGGTACGCTGTACGGCACCGAAGCATCGAACGGCGTGATTCAGATCATCACAAAGCGTGGCAGGAGCGGCAAGGCATCGTGGAACTTCAGCCAGCGACTGGGCACCAACTGGCTTGCGAATCCGGGAGGCCGGGCTGGCACTCTGTACGCAAAGGATCCGGCGACGCAGCAGCTCGACAGTGTCAACCTCTACCTCCACGAGGCACAGTCGGGCAACGGGCCGATCTTCACGAATGGAATGCTCGAAGGCACCAACCTGAGTCTGGCCGGCGGCTCGGACCTCGCCAGATACTTCACGTCGGTGAACTACGATGATGATGTCGGCGTCGTTCCATGGAACGTGGCCAAGAAGTTGGGCGCACGGGCGAATCTCGATCTGCTCGTCGGCAACAAGCTGAAGATCACGACAAACATGGCCTACCTGCGCAACAGGATCCGGCTCGCGCAGGGCGCGATCGACATCGATCCGTTCAGCAACCTGATCTGGGGCAATCCGCTCACGCTCGGCAAGGGCCAGCGCGGCTTCAATACATCGCCACCAGAAGAGTGGTCGACTGTGGAGAGCCACGCCGACGTCGATCGGACGACGTCGAACCTGACTCTGAACTACACTCCGATCTCGTGGTTCACCAATCGCCTCATAGCTGGACTGGATGCGAGCACCGAGAACAACTGGGTGCTGTACCCGCGTCAGCCGAAGGGCAATCTCGACTTCCTGGGCAACAACGGTCTCGGCTCGAAGTCAGTCTCGCGCGCGTTGCACAATTTCATCACGCTAGACTACTCCGGCTCCGCCAAGTATCACCGCGGTGACAATCTCGACTTCACGAGCAGCATTGGATTGCAGTACTACCATCAGGATCTGAACACGATTACTGCCACAGGCTCCAACTTCCCGGCAATCCCGATCACGACTGTCAGTGGCGGAACGACGCGCACCGGCGCCGAGACGTATACGGGAAATGCGACGGTCGGTGTTTTCGGCCAGGAAGAGATCGCATGGCGTAACCGCGTCTTCCTCACCGCCGCGCTGCGCGGAGACGACAACAGCGCGTTCGGAAAGCAGTTCAAGGCTGCGTACTATCCCAAGTTCAGCGGATCGTGGGTGATCGGCGAGGAGCCGTGGTTCCACTTGCCGCTCGTCAACAGTCTGCGGTTGCGCGCTGCGTACGGCGCGTCGGGCACACAGCCCGGTGCCTTCGATGCATCGCAGTTGTACGCACCATCGGTAGGCTACGCGGATCAGCCCGGTCTCGTACCGAGCGCATTCGGAAACCCTGCGCTGCGTCCGGAGCTGAGCAAGGAGCTCGAGATGGGCTTCGAGAGCACGATACTCGGCGGCAGCACGGACTTGAGCTACACGCACTATCATCGCAACATCACGGACGCGATCGTGAACTCGCCGCTTCCACCATCGACCGGTTTCCCGGGTTCGCAGATCGTGAACATCGGGCGCGTGACTGGCTGGGGTAATGAGCTCGCCATCAATACGCGGCTTATCACGCGCGACAAGTTCTCATGGGCGGTCGGCTCGTCGTACTCCAGGAACGGGAATCGCATCGAGGACATGGGCGGGATTCCGTTCATCACGATTGCCGGCGGTCAGGCACAGAATCGCGTCGGATTCGGGATCGGCGACATCTTCATGTACAAGGTTCTGTCTGCAACCATCGACTCGGCGGGCTTCGTCACGTCGGCGATGTGCGACGGCGGAACGGGCAAGCAGGGTCTCGAGATGGGCGGCAAGGCGGTTCCTTGCTCGTCCGCACCGCGTGTACGCTGGGGCCCGTCGCAGCCGACGTGGCAGCTCGGTGTGAATACGACGGTGACTCTGTTCAAGCGACTGACTCTATTCGCGTCGGCTGACGGTAACGGTGGCAACTATCAGTCTGACACGGAGATCCGTGCGCTGCACAACCTCGGACTCACCCGCGCCGTGATCAAGCGCGACGATCCAATTCTTCAGGAATACCGCGCCATCGAGAACGATGCGACCGGTACGTTCCTCGCAAGCTTTGTCCGACTGCGTGAGCTCTCGGCGACGTACAACCTTCCGAATCGCTTTGCTGGCCGGATCGGTGCGAATGGCGGATCGTTCAGCCTGGCGATGCGCAACGTTGCGATGCTGTGGACCGGCGCGCAGGGTTGGAACACGTCACGTGACGGTCTCGTGTACGTGCCTGTCGCGAACCAGCACGTCTGGGACGCGGAGACTCGTGCTGCGGGCCAGCTGTCGCAGGGCTATCAGACCATTATGCCTCCCGCGGCAAGCCTCACGGCGACGCTGCGGCTCTCCTTCTAA
- a CDS encoding RagB/SusD family nutrient uptake outer membrane protein, whose amino-acid sequence MQYHNSNGSGRKPFGRSVARSILVLGLAAATACNSLLDVTNPGVVKSSDLSDPSLAPTLDAAALGTFNCAFAQYVATAGVLSGEYIVSNSFVDANQWGWRGVETKTQPGTCPTSRATTSLGFYTPMQSARFQAEDAAKRITAFTAAQVPTRANMLAELTTYAAYTYVLLGEGMCKMTVDNGPLITRDSTFKIAVAKFTAALALAQTANYAAMTNMALVGRARAQLDLGNLAAAKADAQAVPAGFVRNAEYSETTITRENRIYNLTIRNDFLSVGPDYRGLTVGGVADPRVPVLNTGRFGNDAVTPQWQQRKFIGTGAVPMPIASWAEAQLIYAEAAGGQEAKDAINRVRASRGVAPLNGSEGSDIEAIVLEERRRTLFSEGQRLGDMLRTNIPFPSGVNHKGQTYGPTTCVPLPDVETQNNPNLRGS is encoded by the coding sequence ATGCAATATCACAACTCAAACGGCAGCGGGAGAAAACCGTTCGGTCGAAGCGTTGCGAGATCAATCCTGGTGCTGGGTCTCGCAGCCGCAACCGCTTGCAACAGCCTGCTCGACGTTACCAACCCGGGCGTTGTAAAGAGCAGCGATCTTTCCGATCCTTCGCTGGCTCCGACGCTCGATGCAGCGGCGCTTGGCACCTTCAACTGCGCATTTGCGCAGTACGTCGCGACGGCCGGCGTGCTGTCCGGGGAATACATCGTTTCCAACTCGTTCGTCGATGCAAACCAGTGGGGTTGGCGCGGCGTGGAAACCAAGACACAGCCTGGAACGTGTCCTACGAGTCGCGCCACGACGTCGCTGGGCTTCTACACGCCGATGCAATCGGCGCGCTTTCAGGCCGAGGATGCTGCGAAGCGCATAACGGCGTTCACCGCTGCTCAGGTGCCGACGCGTGCGAACATGCTGGCCGAGCTCACGACCTACGCCGCATACACGTACGTGCTGCTTGGGGAGGGAATGTGCAAGATGACGGTCGACAACGGGCCGCTCATAACGCGTGACAGCACGTTCAAGATCGCCGTTGCCAAATTCACCGCGGCGCTGGCCCTTGCGCAGACTGCGAACTACGCGGCGATGACCAACATGGCGCTCGTCGGTCGAGCTCGAGCCCAACTCGATCTCGGGAATCTGGCGGCTGCGAAAGCGGACGCGCAGGCAGTGCCGGCTGGCTTCGTTCGCAATGCGGAGTATTCGGAGACCACGATTACACGTGAGAACCGCATCTACAATCTCACGATCAGAAACGACTTCCTGTCGGTCGGTCCGGACTACCGCGGCCTCACGGTCGGTGGTGTAGCCGATCCCAGGGTGCCGGTGCTGAACACGGGCCGTTTCGGAAACGATGCAGTCACGCCGCAGTGGCAGCAGCGGAAGTTCATCGGAACCGGCGCGGTGCCAATGCCGATCGCGTCCTGGGCCGAGGCGCAGTTGATCTACGCCGAAGCTGCTGGTGGACAGGAAGCGAAGGATGCCATCAATCGCGTACGCGCGTCGCGTGGCGTTGCGCCGCTCAACGGCAGCGAAGGCTCGGACATAGAGGCGATAGTGCTCGAGGAGCGCCGGCGCACGCTCTTCAGCGAAGGACAGCGTCTTGGAGACATGCTGCGGACGAACATTCCGTTTCCGTCCGGTGTGAATCACAAGGGGCAGACGTACGGCCCGACCACGTGCGTTCCACTGCCGGATGTGGAGACGCAGAACAATCCGAACCTGCGCGGCTCGTGA
- a CDS encoding heavy metal translocating P-type ATPase has product MFRDKFLLSFLLTLPTLVWGHMLQSALGYTAPGVPGARWIPAIFGSAVFLYGGTPFLAGAVREIRDRLPGMMTLIALAISVAFAFSLAVVLGFPGMPLWEELATLVTVMLLGHWLEMRSISQAQGALGELAKLLPSTAARVRGEGAAERVEDVPVTELRDGDVVLVRPGAGIPADGVVRSGRSDVDEALVTGESAPVEKEEGATVIAGTVNGSGSLRVEVTGTGERTTLAGIMRLVEQAQNSRSRAQALADRAAFWLTWIALGAGLVTLVAWLSIGATASMAIERFVTVLVIACPHALGLAVPLVLAISTTLGARAGLLVRDRRGLEEARNLTTVVFDKTGTLTLGEHRVVAVRTVGDLSEDEALRLSAAVERDAEHPIARAIVTSATERGLTVPESSAFESIPGRGVRSTVDGHQFAVGGPNLLTSLGVAPTSELQRFSEEAAARGQGVVYLIKGSRALAAFAVADAVRPESAEAVRRLHEAGIEVVMMTGDTRAVAEAVARDLGIDTVLAQALPEDKSAHIEALQQQGKRVAMVGDGVNDAPALVTADVGVAIGAGTKVAVEAGDIVLVRSDPRDVPRIIDLSRVSYRKMVQNIWWAAGYNIIAIPLAAGVLAPWGVVLSPAVGAVLMSMSTIIVAINAQLLRGAKV; this is encoded by the coding sequence ATGTTCCGCGACAAGTTCCTGCTGTCGTTCCTGCTCACGCTTCCGACGCTGGTCTGGGGCCACATGCTTCAAAGCGCGCTCGGCTACACGGCACCGGGCGTTCCGGGTGCGAGATGGATTCCGGCGATATTCGGTAGCGCGGTATTCCTGTACGGTGGAACACCATTTCTTGCCGGCGCCGTCCGCGAGATCCGGGATCGCCTGCCCGGCATGATGACGCTGATTGCGCTCGCAATCAGTGTCGCGTTCGCATTCAGCCTGGCGGTCGTGCTTGGCTTTCCCGGCATGCCGCTCTGGGAAGAATTGGCGACGCTTGTAACGGTCATGCTGCTCGGTCACTGGCTCGAGATGCGCTCGATCTCGCAAGCGCAGGGCGCGCTCGGTGAGCTGGCGAAGCTACTCCCGAGCACCGCCGCGCGCGTCCGTGGCGAGGGTGCGGCCGAACGAGTCGAAGACGTTCCAGTGACCGAGTTGCGCGACGGCGATGTAGTGCTGGTGCGTCCAGGCGCAGGAATTCCGGCCGACGGTGTCGTGCGTTCGGGGCGAAGCGACGTGGACGAGGCGCTCGTGACCGGCGAGTCGGCGCCTGTCGAGAAGGAAGAAGGTGCCACTGTCATCGCCGGCACAGTGAATGGTTCGGGATCGCTTCGCGTCGAAGTCACCGGAACTGGCGAACGTACCACGCTCGCCGGGATCATGCGCCTCGTGGAGCAGGCGCAGAACTCCCGCTCGCGCGCGCAAGCGCTTGCCGACCGCGCTGCATTTTGGCTCACCTGGATCGCGCTCGGCGCCGGCCTGGTGACGCTCGTCGCCTGGCTGTCGATTGGTGCGACAGCATCAATGGCCATCGAACGATTCGTCACCGTGCTCGTCATCGCCTGCCCTCACGCGCTCGGTCTCGCGGTTCCGCTCGTGCTTGCGATCTCGACCACACTCGGTGCACGGGCGGGGCTTCTCGTGCGCGACCGCCGCGGGCTCGAGGAGGCACGCAATCTCACAACCGTCGTGTTCGACAAGACGGGCACTCTCACCCTGGGCGAGCATCGCGTGGTCGCAGTGCGCACGGTCGGCGATCTATCCGAGGATGAGGCATTGCGACTCTCGGCCGCCGTGGAGCGCGACGCCGAGCATCCGATTGCGCGGGCCATAGTGACGAGCGCAACGGAGCGAGGGCTGACGGTGCCGGAGTCGAGCGCGTTCGAGTCGATCCCGGGTCGCGGTGTGCGCTCGACCGTGGATGGGCACCAGTTTGCGGTTGGTGGTCCGAACCTGCTCACCAGTCTGGGTGTGGCCCCCACATCCGAGCTCCAGCGATTCTCGGAGGAGGCGGCCGCGCGCGGCCAGGGTGTGGTGTACCTCATCAAGGGAAGTCGCGCACTTGCGGCGTTCGCGGTGGCGGACGCCGTACGTCCCGAGTCTGCCGAGGCGGTACGGCGGCTGCACGAAGCGGGCATCGAGGTGGTGATGATGACCGGCGATACGCGCGCCGTGGCGGAGGCCGTTGCCCGCGATCTCGGAATCGACACCGTGCTCGCGCAAGCGCTGCCTGAGGACAAGTCTGCCCACATCGAAGCGTTGCAGCAGCAGGGCAAGCGTGTGGCGATGGTGGGCGACGGTGTGAACGACGCGCCAGCACTCGTCACCGCCGACGTCGGCGTGGCGATCGGAGCCGGAACGAAGGTTGCGGTCGAAGCGGGCGATATTGTTCTCGTACGAAGCGATCCACGCGATGTACCCCGCATCATCGATCTCTCTCGCGTCAGCTACCGGAAGATGGTGCAGAACATCTGGTGGGCTGCGGGCTACAACATCATTGCAATTCCGCTCGCGGCAGGCGTGCTCGCTCCGTGGGGCGTGGTCCTGTCGCCAGCCGTTGGCGCTGTACTCATGTCGATGAGCACGATCATCGTCGCCATCAACGCACAGCTGCTGCGCGGTGCGAAGGTGTAG